The Cellulomonas sp. S1-8 genome has a window encoding:
- a CDS encoding ATP-binding protein: protein MGDVRDLRSRRGTPPPLLDDEIVLVAERTTPRQARHWVMRAVAGAGVGGASNQVIELLAGELVSNAVVHGPSGEPVRVAVRVDGYVVRVAVTDRGGGTPTVRHPEPTAPSGRGMALVEALSTSWGSARLPDGGTCVWFEVDTDE, encoded by the coding sequence GTGGGAGACGTCCGGGACCTTCGTAGCCGCCGCGGCACACCTCCGCCCCTGCTCGACGACGAGATCGTCCTGGTCGCCGAGCGCACCACCCCCCGGCAGGCGCGGCACTGGGTGATGCGGGCGGTCGCGGGCGCGGGCGTCGGGGGTGCGTCGAACCAGGTCATCGAGCTGCTGGCGGGTGAGCTGGTCTCCAACGCGGTCGTCCACGGCCCTTCCGGCGAGCCCGTCCGGGTGGCCGTCCGGGTGGACGGGTACGTCGTGCGCGTCGCCGTCACGGACCGTGGTGGCGGCACCCCGACGGTCCGCCACCCCGAGCCCACCGCGCCCAGCGGGCGCGGCATGGCTCTCGTCGAGGCCCTCTCGACGAGCTGGGGGTCCGCCCGGCTGCCCGACGGCGGCACGTGCGTGTGGTTCGAGGTCGACACGGACGAGTGA
- a CDS encoding M15 family metallopeptidase, which produces MRRVAVAAVTAVSLTLGVGTGAALWVAGERQDVRDARDLAQARVEDALVAVRDDAAARAALTASADVAGGSAVLADARGALDAALAQGRQTWEASAGQVGDDDAPRAALAAQLEAAQAAVTTASPAVARALAAGVAGSDAAVQAAVTAEQTRAAAAQEVARAAAAQRPAARPSPGGSTGGTDRCATTYSGPAFYTSAPTDGGDGSNGRLPASALAAVSWARDSRGTPFYLRADATAALERLNGAFRAALGHDLALDLTYRDLDTQVAMRAALGSVAAVPGTSSHGTGLALDVPELPCDYGWDSAARAWLVANGPAYGWVSPTWAQRTGSNPEYWHYEYRG; this is translated from the coding sequence GTGCGTCGCGTCGCTGTCGCCGCCGTCACCGCGGTCTCGCTGACCCTCGGTGTCGGCACGGGTGCCGCCCTGTGGGTGGCGGGGGAGCGGCAGGACGTCCGCGACGCGCGCGACCTGGCGCAGGCCCGCGTCGAGGACGCGCTGGTGGCGGTCCGTGACGACGCGGCGGCACGTGCGGCGCTGACGGCGTCGGCCGACGTGGCGGGCGGCTCGGCCGTGCTCGCCGACGCCCGCGGGGCGCTCGACGCGGCGCTCGCCCAGGGCCGGCAGACGTGGGAGGCCTCGGCGGGGCAGGTCGGCGACGACGACGCGCCGCGCGCCGCCCTGGCCGCCCAGCTCGAGGCGGCGCAGGCGGCCGTCACCACGGCGTCGCCGGCGGTGGCGCGCGCGCTGGCCGCCGGGGTCGCCGGGTCGGACGCGGCGGTGCAGGCGGCGGTCACCGCGGAGCAGACCCGGGCGGCCGCGGCGCAGGAGGTGGCCCGTGCGGCGGCGGCGCAGCGGCCCGCGGCCCGTCCGTCGCCGGGCGGGTCGACCGGTGGGACCGACCGCTGTGCGACGACGTACAGCGGCCCCGCGTTCTACACCTCCGCGCCGACGGACGGCGGCGACGGCTCCAACGGCCGGCTGCCCGCCTCCGCGCTGGCCGCGGTGTCGTGGGCCCGTGACTCCCGCGGCACCCCGTTCTACCTGCGGGCCGACGCGACGGCGGCGCTCGAGCGGCTCAACGGCGCGTTCCGTGCCGCGCTGGGGCACGACCTCGCGCTGGACCTCACGTACCGCGACCTCGACACGCAGGTGGCGATGCGGGCGGCGCTCGGGTCGGTCGCGGCCGTCCCCGGCACGTCGTCCCACGGGACGGGCCTGGCGCTCGACGTCCCGGAGCTCCCGTGCGACTACGGCTGGGACTCGGCGGCGCGCGCGTGGCTCGTGGCCAACGGCCCGGCGTACGGGTGGGTCTCCCCGACGTGGGCGCAGCGCACCGGCTCGAACCCCGAGTACTGGCACTACGAGTACCGCGGCTGA
- a CDS encoding LiaI-LiaF-like domain-containing protein, with the protein MEGRRSLGQVLVGVLVVLAGVVLLLERTGAIDVDLGTVVGTLWPLAIVLVGATSLLLVPRAWFGPAVITAIGVVLLLDQLDVLDVSVWDYLWPVALILIGLGITFGATGRGEQEDRVTAIAFWWGAERRTRTRHFRSASLTAIMGGVELDLREADIEGSARIDVFTFWGGVEIKVPRTWEVRTSGLPLLGGWENKTEPPVGGGPVLDIRIVTIMAGAEVRHGKQKVAPDVEDAPVV; encoded by the coding sequence ATGGAGGGTCGCCGTTCGCTGGGTCAGGTGCTTGTCGGTGTGCTCGTCGTGCTCGCCGGGGTGGTGCTGCTGCTGGAGCGCACGGGCGCCATCGACGTCGACCTCGGGACGGTCGTGGGCACGCTGTGGCCGCTCGCGATCGTGCTCGTCGGCGCGACGTCGTTGCTGCTCGTGCCGCGCGCGTGGTTCGGGCCCGCGGTCATCACGGCCATCGGCGTCGTGCTGCTGCTCGACCAGCTCGACGTGCTCGACGTCAGCGTGTGGGACTACCTGTGGCCCGTCGCGCTGATCCTCATCGGCCTCGGCATCACGTTCGGCGCCACCGGTCGCGGCGAGCAGGAGGACCGCGTCACGGCGATCGCGTTCTGGTGGGGCGCCGAGCGGCGCACGCGGACACGGCACTTCCGGTCGGCCAGCCTCACGGCGATCATGGGCGGCGTCGAGCTCGACCTGCGCGAGGCCGACATCGAGGGCTCCGCCCGCATCGACGTCTTCACGTTCTGGGGCGGCGTGGAGATCAAGGTGCCGCGCACGTGGGAGGTCCGCACGTCGGGCCTTCCGCTGCTCGGCGGCTGGGAGAACAAGACCGAGCCGCCCGTGGGCGGGGGTCCGGTCCTCGACATCCGGATCGTCACGATCATGGCCGGCGCCGAGGTGCGGCACGGCAAGCAGAAGGTCGCCCCGGACGTCGAGGACGCGCCCGTCGTCTGA
- a CDS encoding helix-turn-helix transcriptional regulator has product MSTPFVARAEQVARLTEALDRARSGAPSLVLLGADAGVGKTRLLRHVGHVVAADGARVVTGHCVDLGEIGLPYLPFAEALGVLRTLDPDAVAGVVAARPALGRLLGGGPGVAAGADVASSSGTDERRELFEGVVEALTACASPGHPLLLVLEDLHWADASSRDLLRFVVSRLAAQPVLVVATYRTDDLHRRHPWRPVAAELARHPRSEHLALAAFAGDELREFAAAVAGHPLPDPLLHRLRERAEGNAYFTEELIEAGADSDALPWSLTDVLRTRVERLDATTVRLVQLASAAGRRVAEPLLRAAADAASRPGTPQDSVDAALREAVAQHVLVVEDGAIAFRHALLAEAVYGDLLPGEAAAAHRAFLVALSTADDPGAAAQRAAHALRVPDLTVALTASWEAALQARRVLAPAEQLRHLQVVLRLWDALPDVAATLPEPHAAVLRLAAGAASSAGESERAVQLARSALAAAGEDPVARAEARTVLARHLLGLEQVDAALTEAATALTELPGSPSSQRAWALATYARAALNLGREDEAEEVATRAAQIAREVGDAAAESDALTTSAVAERLDHERSTRLLTEALARATQTDDHAIELRIRFNLTATCYYAGDLARAAAEASAGRRRAVELGMTWAPHGVDLRMLDALVRFVRGDLTPAPAADADGAPGYARALVAAIDLYAATARGDTDVVERAHALAPWWARDALVALVAGGNAVDALTWQGRTAAAREHADRVDAHVRSLWSPEYLGGIWLTALTLAAVADETVARRSAGDDVTELLAEADTRLARVEHTAEHGRPRGGRLGPEGRAWLARARAEHARATGTAAPDLWRAAVAELAYGHRYEAARTRWRLAEALVATGDRAAARTEAGAALAEARALGATPLADAVADLVRRARLTAGGAAASTADVLTAREAEVLGLVAQGLSNRQVGERLFISGKTVSVHVSNLLAKLGASGRTEAVAIAHERGLLGRPRDDADGGERVSAPGPTV; this is encoded by the coding sequence ATGAGCACACCGTTCGTGGCACGCGCGGAGCAGGTCGCCCGGCTGACCGAGGCGCTCGACCGCGCGCGCTCCGGCGCGCCGTCCCTCGTCCTGCTGGGCGCGGACGCGGGCGTCGGCAAGACGCGCCTGCTGCGGCACGTCGGGCACGTGGTCGCCGCGGACGGCGCGCGCGTCGTGACGGGCCACTGCGTGGACCTGGGCGAGATCGGGCTGCCGTACCTGCCCTTCGCCGAGGCGCTGGGCGTGCTGCGCACGCTGGACCCCGACGCGGTCGCGGGCGTCGTCGCGGCGCGGCCCGCGCTGGGGCGGCTGCTGGGCGGGGGCCCGGGGGTCGCCGCCGGGGCCGACGTCGCGTCGTCGTCGGGCACCGACGAGCGACGCGAGCTGTTCGAGGGCGTCGTCGAGGCGCTCACGGCGTGCGCGTCGCCGGGCCACCCGCTGCTGCTCGTCCTGGAGGACCTGCACTGGGCCGACGCGTCCAGCCGGGACCTGCTGCGGTTCGTCGTGTCGCGCCTGGCCGCGCAGCCCGTCCTCGTCGTCGCGACGTACCGCACGGACGACCTGCACCGCCGCCACCCGTGGCGTCCCGTGGCGGCAGAACTGGCGCGGCACCCTCGCAGCGAGCACCTCGCGCTCGCGGCGTTCGCAGGCGACGAGCTGCGGGAGTTCGCCGCGGCCGTCGCCGGCCACCCGCTGCCCGACCCCCTGCTGCACCGGCTGCGCGAGCGCGCCGAGGGCAACGCCTACTTCACCGAGGAGCTCATCGAGGCAGGTGCGGACTCCGACGCGCTGCCGTGGTCGTTGACCGACGTGCTGCGCACACGCGTCGAGCGGCTCGACGCGACGACGGTGCGGCTCGTGCAGCTCGCGTCCGCGGCGGGCCGGCGCGTCGCCGAGCCGCTGCTGCGGGCTGCTGCCGACGCGGCGTCGCGCCCCGGTACCCCGCAGGACTCCGTGGACGCGGCACTGCGGGAGGCGGTCGCGCAGCACGTGCTCGTCGTCGAGGACGGCGCGATCGCGTTCCGTCACGCGCTGCTCGCCGAGGCCGTCTACGGCGACCTGCTGCCGGGCGAGGCCGCCGCGGCGCACCGTGCGTTCCTCGTCGCGCTGAGCACGGCCGACGACCCCGGGGCCGCCGCACAGCGGGCCGCGCACGCGCTGCGCGTGCCGGACCTCACGGTCGCGCTGACCGCGTCGTGGGAGGCCGCGCTCCAGGCCCGGCGCGTGCTGGCCCCCGCGGAGCAGCTGCGCCACCTGCAGGTCGTCCTGCGGCTGTGGGACGCCCTGCCGGACGTCGCCGCGACCCTGCCCGAGCCGCACGCCGCGGTGCTGCGGCTCGCCGCCGGCGCCGCGAGCAGCGCCGGGGAGTCCGAGCGCGCCGTCCAGCTCGCCCGGTCGGCGCTGGCCGCCGCGGGCGAGGACCCCGTGGCGCGCGCCGAGGCCCGCACGGTCCTGGCACGGCACCTGCTCGGCCTGGAGCAGGTCGACGCCGCGCTGACCGAGGCGGCGACCGCCCTCACCGAGCTGCCCGGCTCCCCGTCCTCGCAGCGCGCCTGGGCGCTCGCGACGTACGCACGCGCGGCCCTCAACCTGGGCCGCGAGGACGAGGCCGAGGAGGTCGCGACGCGCGCGGCGCAGATCGCGCGCGAGGTCGGCGACGCGGCGGCGGAGTCCGACGCCCTGACGACGAGCGCCGTCGCGGAGCGCCTCGACCACGAGCGGTCGACGCGCCTGCTCACCGAGGCCCTGGCCCGCGCGACGCAGACCGACGACCACGCCATCGAGCTGCGGATCCGCTTCAACCTCACCGCCACCTGCTACTACGCGGGCGACCTCGCCCGGGCCGCTGCCGAGGCGTCCGCGGGCCGGCGGCGCGCGGTCGAGCTCGGCATGACGTGGGCGCCGCACGGCGTCGACCTGCGGATGCTCGACGCGCTGGTCCGGTTCGTCCGCGGGGACCTCACGCCCGCACCGGCAGCGGACGCCGACGGCGCCCCCGGGTACGCGCGAGCGCTGGTCGCGGCCATCGACCTGTACGCCGCGACGGCCCGCGGCGACACCGACGTGGTCGAGCGCGCCCACGCGCTGGCGCCCTGGTGGGCGCGCGACGCGCTCGTCGCGCTGGTCGCGGGCGGCAACGCGGTCGACGCCCTGACGTGGCAGGGGCGCACCGCGGCCGCACGCGAGCACGCCGACCGGGTCGACGCGCACGTGCGCTCCCTGTGGTCGCCCGAGTACCTCGGGGGGATCTGGTTGACGGCACTGACGCTGGCCGCCGTCGCGGACGAGACCGTCGCGCGGCGGTCCGCGGGTGACGACGTGACGGAGCTGCTCGCCGAGGCCGACACCCGGCTCGCACGCGTCGAGCACACCGCCGAGCACGGCCGGCCGCGCGGCGGGCGGCTCGGCCCCGAGGGCCGCGCGTGGCTGGCCCGCGCACGGGCCGAGCACGCCCGCGCGACGGGCACTGCCGCCCCGGACCTGTGGCGCGCCGCCGTCGCCGAGCTCGCGTACGGGCACCGGTACGAGGCCGCGCGCACCCGCTGGCGCCTCGCCGAGGCGCTCGTCGCGACCGGGGACCGTGCCGCGGCGCGGACGGAGGCAGGGGCCGCGCTCGCCGAGGCCCGCGCACTGGGCGCGACACCGCTGGCCGACGCTGTCGCGGACCTCGTGCGGCGCGCGCGGCTCACCGCCGGCGGTGCGGCGGCGTCGACCGCCGACGTCCTGACGGCCCGCGAGGCCGAGGTGCTGGGGCTCGTCGCACAGGGGCTGTCGAACCGGCAGGTCGGGGAGCGCCTGTTCATCTCCGGCAAGACGGTGTCGGTGCACGTGTCGAACCTGCTGGCCAAGCTGGGCGCGTCGGGCCGCACCGAGGCCGTCGCGATCGCCCACGAGCGCGGCCTGCTGGGACGCCCCCGCGACGACGCCGACGGCGGGGAGCGCGTGTCGGCGCCCGGCCCTACGGTGTGA
- a CDS encoding MFS transporter produces MSGPVAYRSAAGRWVLLATVLGSSLAFIDATVVTIALPRIAEDLDASTADLQWTVNGYALTLAAFLLLGGALGDRFGRRRVFLLGVVWFALASVGCALAPDVGTLVAARVLQGVGGALLTPGSLAILQSTFAGDDRGRAIGAWSGLGGIAGASAPFIGGWIVQVADWRWVFGINVPLAALVVVVALRHVPESADPDAQARVDVAGTVLGALGLAGLTYGFTVWTAPGAPPVLVAGTLAVGVAALVAFVRVEARARAPLVPPHLFRWRPFAGVNLATFLVYAALSGIGFFLVVTLQVVSGYSPLAAGLAPLPTTLLLLALSPRAGASACASVRGSR; encoded by the coding sequence GTGAGCGGGCCCGTCGCGTACCGCTCGGCCGCGGGCCGGTGGGTGCTGCTCGCCACCGTCCTGGGGTCGTCGCTGGCGTTCATCGACGCGACGGTGGTCACGATCGCGCTGCCCCGCATCGCCGAGGACCTGGACGCGTCGACCGCCGACCTGCAGTGGACCGTCAACGGCTACGCGCTGACGCTCGCGGCGTTCCTGCTGCTGGGCGGCGCGCTGGGCGACCGGTTCGGCCGCCGGCGCGTGTTCCTGCTCGGTGTCGTGTGGTTCGCGCTCGCGTCGGTCGGGTGCGCGCTCGCGCCGGACGTCGGCACGCTGGTCGCCGCGCGCGTCCTGCAGGGCGTGGGCGGCGCCCTGCTGACCCCCGGGTCGCTCGCGATCCTGCAGTCGACGTTCGCGGGCGACGACCGCGGCCGGGCCATCGGCGCGTGGTCGGGGCTCGGCGGCATCGCCGGGGCGTCGGCACCGTTCATCGGCGGCTGGATCGTGCAGGTCGCCGACTGGCGGTGGGTGTTCGGCATCAACGTGCCGCTCGCGGCGCTCGTCGTGGTGGTCGCGCTGCGGCACGTGCCCGAGTCCGCCGACCCCGACGCGCAGGCCCGGGTGGACGTCGCCGGGACGGTGCTCGGCGCCCTCGGCCTCGCCGGCCTGACCTACGGGTTCACGGTGTGGACCGCGCCCGGGGCGCCCCCGGTGCTCGTCGCCGGGACGCTCGCCGTCGGCGTAGCCGCGCTGGTCGCGTTCGTCCGGGTGGAGGCCCGCGCCCGCGCACCGCTCGTCCCGCCGCACCTGTTCCGCTGGCGACCGTTCGCCGGCGTCAACCTCGCGACGTTCCTCGTGTATGCGGCGCTGTCCGGCATCGGCTTCTTCCTCGTCGTGACGCTGCAGGTCGTCTCCGGGTACTCGCCGCTCGCCGCGGGCCTGGCTCCCCTGCCGACGACGCTGCTGCTGCTCGCGCTCTCGCCGCGGGCCGGCGCCTCGGCATGCGCATCGGTCCGCGGGTCCCGATGA
- the ligD gene encoding non-homologous end-joining DNA ligase: MAQTSAVELDVRGRTVRISSPDRVVFPERGLTKLDVAQYFLAVGDGILGALLHRPTTLERWPKGVFEGARMSTRQDSSGDAFYQKRVPKGAPDYVETSRIAFPSGRTADEVAPTELAVVAWAVNMGTLTFHPWPVVRDDVDLPDQVRIDLDPQPGTDFDDAARVAPLVRELLAEHGLEGYPKTSGGRGLHIFVPIEPEWTFTDARRATIALGRELERRMPDEVTMKWWKEERGAKIFVDYNQMARDRTIASAYSIRSNPRATVSAPLTWDEVPQVHPDDFDVLTMPDRFAAVGDLYAPLVAHAAPRYRLDSLLELADRQERDDGHGDLPYPPEYPKMPGEPKRVQPSKDRDRPR, encoded by the coding sequence ATGGCACAGACCTCGGCGGTGGAGCTGGACGTGCGCGGCCGCACGGTGCGCATCAGCAGCCCGGACCGCGTCGTGTTCCCGGAGCGTGGGCTCACCAAGCTCGACGTCGCGCAGTACTTCCTGGCCGTCGGCGACGGGATCCTGGGGGCACTGCTGCACCGCCCCACGACGCTGGAGCGGTGGCCGAAGGGCGTGTTCGAGGGCGCGCGGATGTCGACCCGGCAGGACTCGTCGGGCGACGCGTTCTACCAGAAGCGCGTCCCGAAGGGCGCACCGGACTACGTCGAGACGTCGCGCATCGCGTTCCCCTCGGGGCGCACGGCCGACGAGGTCGCGCCGACCGAGCTCGCGGTGGTCGCGTGGGCCGTGAACATGGGCACGCTGACGTTCCACCCGTGGCCCGTCGTCCGCGACGACGTCGACCTGCCCGACCAGGTGCGCATCGACCTCGACCCGCAGCCGGGCACCGACTTCGACGACGCGGCCCGCGTCGCGCCGCTCGTGCGCGAGCTGCTCGCCGAGCACGGCCTCGAGGGCTACCCCAAGACCTCCGGCGGCCGGGGCCTGCACATCTTCGTGCCCATCGAGCCGGAGTGGACGTTCACCGACGCCCGCCGCGCGACCATCGCCCTGGGCCGCGAGCTGGAACGGCGGATGCCGGACGAGGTCACGATGAAGTGGTGGAAGGAGGAGCGCGGCGCCAAGATCTTCGTCGACTACAACCAGATGGCGCGCGACCGCACGATCGCGTCGGCGTACTCGATCCGCTCGAACCCGCGCGCCACGGTCTCCGCGCCCCTGACCTGGGACGAGGTCCCCCAGGTCCACCCCGACGACTTCGACGTCCTGACGATGCCCGACCGGTTCGCCGCGGTGGGCGACCTGTACGCCCCGCTCGTCGCGCACGCCGCACCGCGGTACCGCCTCGACTCCCTGCTCGAGCTCGCGGACCGCCAGGAGCGGGACGACGGCCACGGCGACCTGCCCTACCCGCCGGAGTACCCGAAGATGCCCGGCGAGCCCAAGCGCGTGCAGCCGAGCAAGGACCGCGACCGCCCCCGATGA
- a CDS encoding PspC domain-containing protein → MDGIRGAFARAGLVRPQTGRWLAGVCAGVAAKLGIEPWIVRLLLVVSIVLPGTQVLLYAALWFCMPPQGWVAPMRAS, encoded by the coding sequence ATGGACGGGATACGCGGGGCGTTCGCACGGGCCGGTCTGGTGCGGCCGCAGACGGGTCGCTGGCTGGCCGGCGTGTGCGCGGGAGTGGCCGCGAAGCTGGGGATCGAGCCCTGGATCGTGCGGCTCCTGCTGGTGGTGTCGATCGTGCTGCCGGGCACCCAGGTGCTGCTCTACGCGGCCCTCTGGTTCTGCATGCCGCCCCAGGGCTGGGTGGCCCCGATGCGCGCCTCCTGA
- a CDS encoding alpha/beta hydrolase produces the protein MPTHPALRRCALVALVVLGLTGCVAPKHQASSPSSDASTSGTSDPSLARFYDQVLEWTTCGDEQCADATVPLAWDDPDGETITVALRRAPASSGSPVGSLLVNPGGPGRSAVDNVSFFRQIVSREVLAAYDLVAFDPRGVQHSSPVTCVDPPELDALTAWVPDFTTDEGIADAIARNGEFGQACLDRTGPLLGHVDTASAARDMDVLRAALGDEALTYLGYSYGSELGATYAALFPERVGRLVLDGALDPTLDSGEVAAGQAAGFEGALRAYVTDCQAGPSCPLEGDVDEGLAQIGEMFDRIRANPLPTGSDREVTVALAFSGVAAPLYTQSSWPLLTQALTGAIERGDGSVLLQLSDGYYGRQADGTYSSNQNEAFSSILCLDERPSADPEQMRADAADVQEVAPTVGEFFSYGGAACAAWPVPSVGGLPSYEAQGAAPILVVGTTNDPATPYAWAERLADLLSSAVLLTFEGEGHTAYGRSNQCIKGAVDTYLLTGTPPAEGTRC, from the coding sequence ATGCCGACGCATCCCGCCCTGCGCCGGTGCGCCCTCGTCGCCCTCGTCGTGCTCGGTCTGACCGGATGCGTCGCGCCGAAGCACCAGGCCTCCTCGCCGTCCTCGGACGCCTCGACGTCCGGCACCTCCGACCCCTCGCTCGCGCGGTTCTACGACCAGGTCCTGGAGTGGACGACGTGCGGCGACGAGCAGTGCGCGGACGCGACGGTGCCGCTGGCCTGGGACGACCCGGACGGTGAGACGATCACGGTCGCGCTGCGGCGCGCGCCCGCGTCGAGCGGCTCGCCCGTCGGGTCGCTGCTGGTGAACCCCGGCGGGCCGGGGCGGTCCGCCGTCGACAACGTGAGCTTCTTCCGGCAGATCGTGTCGCGCGAGGTGCTGGCGGCGTACGACCTGGTCGCGTTCGACCCGCGCGGTGTGCAGCACTCGTCGCCCGTGACGTGCGTGGACCCCCCCGAGCTCGACGCGCTCACGGCGTGGGTCCCGGACTTCACGACGGACGAGGGCATCGCCGACGCGATCGCCCGCAACGGGGAGTTCGGCCAGGCGTGCCTGGACCGGACCGGACCGCTGCTCGGCCACGTCGACACCGCCAGCGCCGCGCGCGACATGGACGTGCTGCGTGCCGCGCTGGGCGACGAGGCGCTGACGTACCTCGGCTACTCCTACGGCTCCGAGCTGGGCGCGACGTACGCGGCTCTGTTCCCCGAGCGCGTCGGCCGGCTCGTGCTCGACGGTGCGCTGGACCCCACGCTGGACTCGGGCGAGGTCGCGGCCGGCCAGGCCGCCGGGTTCGAGGGTGCGCTGCGCGCCTACGTCACCGACTGCCAGGCGGGGCCGTCGTGCCCCCTCGAGGGTGACGTGGACGAGGGCCTCGCGCAGATCGGGGAGATGTTCGACCGCATCCGGGCGAACCCGCTGCCCACGGGCTCCGACCGGGAGGTGACGGTCGCGCTCGCGTTCAGCGGCGTCGCCGCCCCGCTGTACACGCAGTCGAGCTGGCCGCTGCTCACGCAGGCCCTCACCGGTGCGATCGAGCGCGGCGACGGCTCGGTGCTGCTGCAGCTCTCCGACGGGTACTACGGGCGGCAGGCGGACGGGACGTACTCCTCGAACCAGAACGAGGCGTTCTCCTCGATCCTGTGCCTCGACGAGCGTCCGTCGGCCGACCCGGAGCAGATGCGCGCCGACGCCGCGGACGTGCAGGAGGTCGCCCCGACGGTCGGGGAGTTCTTCTCCTACGGCGGTGCGGCGTGCGCGGCCTGGCCGGTCCCCTCCGTCGGCGGGCTCCCGTCGTACGAGGCGCAGGGCGCGGCGCCCATCCTCGTCGTCGGCACGACGAACGACCCGGCGACCCCGTACGCGTGGGCGGAGCGGCTGGCCGACCTGCTGTCGTCGGCCGTGCTGCTGACCTTCGAGGGGGAGGGGCACACGGCGTACGGGCGGTCGAACCAGTGCATCAAGGGCGCCGTGGACACCTACCTGCTGACCGGCACGCCCCCCGCCGAGGGCACCCGCTGCTGA